ATCGTTCATTCACTTGGACATCTGGTATCAAGTCACCGATTTATTGTGATAATCGACTAACGATGTCTTATCCAGAGATTCGAACTAATATAGCGGAAGCTTTTGTTGAAAAAATTAAAGCATTACCCGTGCAACCGGATGTAATTGCAGGTTGTGCAACAGCAGGTATTCCACATGCAGCATGGCTAGCAGAAAAGCTGGGCTTACCAATGATTTATGTTCGTGCAAAGGCTAAGGCGCATGGTAAGGGGAATCAAATTGAAGGAAAAATAGAGGCAGGTCAAAAAGTAATTGTTATCGAAGATTTAATTTCAACT
The nucleotide sequence above comes from Paraliobacillus zengyii. Encoded proteins:
- the pyrE gene encoding orotate phosphoribosyltransferase; amino-acid sequence: MSLAKQIANDLYKIEAIQIKPDRSFTWTSGIKSPIYCDNRLTMSYPEIRTNIAEAFVEKIKALPVQPDVIAGCATAGIPHAAWLAEKLGLPMIYVRAKAKAHGKGNQIEGKIEAGQKVIVIEDLISTGGSSLNTALALQEEGIEVLGVMAIFTYGLEQAKNEFAAKQIDLSTITTFDILIGQLLEAKAITKVEEESLLEWRDTLTLG